A genomic stretch from Pseudomonas sp. MUP55 includes:
- a CDS encoding response regulator transcription factor: MSDEIQVEGEELPHLLLVDDDATFTRVMARAMSRRGFRVSTAGSAEEGLTIAQADLPDYAALDLKMDGDSGLVLLPKLLELDPEMRVVILTGYSSIATAVEAIKRGACNYLCKPADADDVLAALLSEHADLDTLVPENPMSVDRLQWEHIQRVLTEHEGNISATARALGMHRRTLQRKLQKRPVRR, encoded by the coding sequence ATGAGTGACGAGATCCAAGTCGAAGGCGAAGAACTGCCGCATTTGTTGCTGGTAGATGACGACGCCACCTTTACCCGCGTGATGGCCCGCGCCATGAGCCGTCGCGGCTTTCGCGTCAGCACCGCAGGCTCGGCCGAGGAAGGCCTGACCATCGCCCAGGCCGACCTGCCGGACTACGCCGCGCTCGACCTGAAAATGGACGGCGACTCGGGCCTGGTGCTGTTGCCCAAGCTGCTCGAACTCGACCCGGAAATGCGCGTGGTGATCCTCACCGGCTATTCCAGCATCGCCACCGCGGTCGAAGCTATCAAGCGCGGTGCCTGCAACTACCTGTGCAAGCCGGCGGACGCCGATGACGTGCTCGCCGCGCTGCTCTCCGAGCATGCCGACCTCGACACCCTGGTGCCGGAAAACCCGATGTCGGTTGACCGCCTGCAGTGGGAACACATCCAGCGCGTACTGACGGAGCACGAAGGCAACATCTCCGCCACCGCCCGTGCCCTTGGCATGCACCGGCGCACGTTGCAGCGCAAACTGCAGAAGCGTCCGGTACGGCGCTGA
- a CDS encoding ABC transporter ATP-binding protein/permease: protein MNQNAEYSAVNDAVHGQFFRRTWAMITPYWRSEEKGRAWLLLAAVIGLSLFSVAISVWINHWYKDFYNALQKKDTVAFWQLIGYFGGIAAVAILGAVYRLYLTQMLTIRWRAWLTEKHFARWLAHKNYYQLEQGGYTDNPDQRISEDLNTFTSSTLSLGLGLLRNVVSLVSFSIILWGVSGSIEVFGITIPGYMFWCALLYAAVGSWLTHLIGRRLIGLSNQQQRFEADLRFSMVRVRENAESIALYNGEPNEKQRLSSRFGKVWHNFWDIMKVSKRLTFFTAGYSQIAIIFPFIVAAPRYFTGKIELGELMQINSAFGNVQENFSWFINAYSELASWRATSDRLLSFRQAMTDNEQRAPAIDVRPEGERLVVQGLGMDLADGRHLLTDADMSVEPGQRVMLSGRSGSGKSTLLRAMGHLWPAGHGSIRLPAARYLFLPQKPYLPIGTLKAVLSYPQEDSVYPAQRYAQVLETCRLPHLVNRLDEANHWQRMLSPGEQQRLAFARALLFAPQWLYMDEATSAMDEEDEATLYQALIDELPGLSIVSVGHRSSLKRFHGRHVRIEAGRLQEQPLA from the coding sequence ATGAATCAGAACGCTGAATATTCCGCGGTCAACGATGCGGTGCACGGGCAATTCTTTCGTCGAACCTGGGCGATGATCACGCCGTATTGGCGCAGTGAAGAGAAGGGCAGGGCCTGGTTGCTGCTGGCTGCCGTGATTGGTTTATCGCTGTTCAGCGTGGCAATCTCCGTGTGGATAAACCACTGGTACAAGGATTTCTACAACGCCCTGCAGAAAAAGGACACGGTCGCCTTCTGGCAGTTGATCGGTTACTTCGGCGGCATTGCGGCCGTGGCGATCCTCGGCGCGGTGTACCGCCTGTACCTGACCCAGATGCTCACCATCCGCTGGCGTGCGTGGCTGACCGAAAAGCACTTTGCGCGCTGGCTCGCCCACAAGAACTATTACCAGCTGGAGCAGGGCGGTTACACCGATAACCCTGACCAGCGGATTTCCGAAGACCTCAATACGTTCACCTCCAGCACCTTGAGCCTGGGCCTGGGGCTGCTGCGCAACGTGGTCAGCCTGGTATCGTTCTCGATCATCCTGTGGGGCGTGTCGGGCAGCATCGAGGTGTTTGGCATCACCATTCCCGGCTACATGTTCTGGTGTGCGCTGTTGTATGCGGCGGTGGGCAGCTGGCTGACGCACCTGATCGGGCGTCGCTTGATCGGCTTGAGCAACCAGCAACAGCGCTTCGAAGCGGACCTGCGTTTTTCCATGGTACGGGTGCGCGAAAACGCCGAAAGCATCGCGCTGTACAACGGCGAACCGAACGAAAAGCAGCGCCTGAGCTCGCGTTTCGGCAAGGTCTGGCACAACTTCTGGGACATCATGAAAGTGTCCAAGCGCCTGACGTTCTTTACCGCCGGCTACAGCCAGATAGCGATCATCTTTCCGTTTATCGTCGCCGCGCCACGTTACTTCACCGGCAAGATCGAACTGGGCGAGCTGATGCAAATCAACTCGGCGTTCGGCAATGTGCAGGAAAACTTCAGCTGGTTCATCAACGCCTACTCGGAGCTGGCGTCGTGGCGTGCCACCAGCGATCGTTTGCTGAGCTTCCGTCAGGCCATGACCGACAATGAGCAGCGCGCGCCGGCCATCGATGTGCGCCCCGAAGGTGAGCGCCTGGTGGTGCAGGGCCTGGGCATGGACCTGGCCGACGGCCGTCACTTGCTCACCGACGCCGACATGAGCGTGGAGCCAGGTCAACGCGTGATGCTCAGCGGGCGTTCCGGCAGTGGTAAAAGTACGCTGCTGCGCGCAATGGGGCATTTGTGGCCGGCGGGGCATGGCAGCATTCGTCTGCCGGCGGCGCGTTATCTGTTTCTGCCGCAAAAGCCTTATTTGCCGATTGGCACGTTGAAAGCGGTGTTGAGTTATCCACAAGAGGACAGCGTCTATCCGGCACAACGTTATGCACAGGTGCTGGAAACCTGCCGCTTGCCGCATCTGGTCAACCGTCTTGATGAAGCCAACCATTGGCAGCGCATGCTCTCGCCGGGCGAACAGCAGCGCCTGGCCTTCGCCCGCGCCCTGTTGTTCGCGCCGCAGTGGCTGTACATGGACGAAGCCACCTCGGCGATGGATGAAGAGGATGAGGCAACGTTGTACCAGGCGCTGATCGATGAACTGCCGGGGCTGAGCATCGTCAGCGTCGGGCATCGCAGCAGCCTCAAGCGCTTTCATGGGCGGCATGTGCGGATCGAGGCTGGACGGTTGCAGGAGCAACCGCTGGCCTGA
- a CDS encoding YhcB family protein, translated as MEHSLLVWLLPTLALVAGVAIGFLVARLLPNAAPNRTQRQLDDIQERFDSYQNEVVTHFNSTATLVKKLTQSYQEVQDHLADGANRLALDDITRQRLLAALHSDAPQTPRERLTPPRENQEPPRDYAPKTPNAPGMLDEHYGLKK; from the coding sequence GTGGAACACTCGCTCTTAGTTTGGTTGTTGCCGACTCTTGCCCTGGTTGCCGGTGTCGCCATTGGTTTCCTGGTTGCCCGCCTGCTGCCCAATGCCGCGCCTAACCGCACGCAGCGTCAGCTGGATGACATTCAGGAACGTTTTGACAGTTATCAGAACGAGGTTGTTACCCACTTCAACAGCACCGCGACCCTGGTCAAGAAGCTCACCCAGAGCTACCAGGAAGTACAGGATCATCTCGCCGATGGCGCTAACCGCCTGGCCCTCGACGACATCACCCGCCAGCGCCTGCTGGCCGCGCTGCATTCCGATGCACCGCAAACACCCCGCGAACGCCTGACCCCGCCTCGGGAAAACCAGGAACCGCCACGGGACTACGCGCCAAAAACGCCGAACGCCCCAGGCATGCTGGATGAGCACTACGGCTTGAAAAAGTAA
- a CDS encoding alpha/beta hydrolase, whose amino-acid sequence MRETPVLIDGPVGQLEALYLDHPEPRGLALICHPNPVQGGTMLNKVVSTLQRTARDAGLITLRFNYRGVGASAGSHDMATGEVDDAEAAATWLREKHPELPMTLLGFSFGGYVAASLGGRLEAKGEKLAHLFMVAAAVMRLRDSDVLPQDCPLTLIQPETDEVVDPQVVYDWSAALKRPHELLKVAECGHFFHGKLTDLKDLVLPRLSN is encoded by the coding sequence ATGCGTGAAACCCCTGTTTTGATCGATGGCCCGGTGGGTCAACTGGAAGCCCTGTACCTGGATCACCCCGAACCACGTGGCCTGGCGCTGATCTGCCACCCTAACCCGGTGCAGGGTGGGACCATGCTCAATAAAGTGGTATCGACCCTGCAGCGCACCGCCCGCGATGCCGGTTTGATTACATTGCGTTTCAACTATCGTGGCGTCGGTGCGAGTGCCGGTAGCCATGACATGGCTACCGGTGAAGTCGACGATGCCGAAGCCGCCGCCACCTGGCTGCGGGAAAAACACCCTGAGCTACCGATGACGCTGCTGGGCTTCTCGTTTGGTGGCTATGTGGCCGCCAGCCTCGGTGGACGCCTGGAAGCCAAGGGTGAAAAGTTGGCGCACCTGTTCATGGTGGCTGCCGCGGTGATGCGTCTGCGTGATTCGGATGTTCTGCCACAGGATTGCCCCTTGACCCTGATCCAGCCGGAAACCGACGAAGTGGTCGACCCGCAAGTCGTCTACGACTGGTCCGCCGCCCTGAAACGCCCCCATGAGCTGCTGAAAGTGGCAGAATGCGGACACTTTTTTCACGGCAAGCTCACCGATCTGAAGGATCTGGTGCTGCCGCGCCTCTCGAATTGA
- a CDS encoding tryptophan--tRNA ligase — protein MTTRTRILTGITTTGTPHLGNYAGAIRPAILASQDANADSFYFLADYHALIKCDDPQRIQRSRMEIAATWLAGGLDVNRVTFYRQSDIPEIPELTWLLTCVAAKGLLNRAHAYKASVDKNVEAGEDPDAGISMGLYSYPVLMAADILMFNAHKVPVGRDQIQHVEMARDIGQRFNHLFGNGKEFFTMPEALIEESVATLPGLDGRKMSKSYDNTIPLFTSAKDMKDAISRIVTDSRAPGEAKDPDNSHLFTLYQAFASKDQAEAFRSELLQGLGWGEAKNRLFQLLDGQLGEARERYHQLMSRPSDMEDLLLVGAKKARAVAAPFLAQLREAVGLRSFVNQAAAPVASKKKAAKAARFVSFREDDGSFRFRLLAADGEQLLLSRNFADGKAAGAVTKQLQNGDALDVRTEALSFSVWLDDAAVADSAEFADSASRDAAIAALRVALTPAQD, from the coding sequence ATGACGACGCGTACCCGTATCCTCACCGGCATCACCACCACCGGCACGCCGCACCTGGGCAACTACGCTGGCGCGATCCGCCCGGCGATCCTTGCCAGCCAGGACGCCAACGCCGATTCCTTCTACTTCCTGGCCGACTACCACGCCCTGATCAAGTGCGATGACCCGCAGCGCATCCAGCGCTCGCGCATGGAAATCGCCGCGACCTGGCTGGCCGGTGGCCTGGACGTGAACCGGGTGACCTTCTATCGCCAGTCCGATATCCCGGAAATCCCCGAGCTGACCTGGCTGCTGACGTGCGTGGCCGCCAAGGGCTTGCTTAATCGCGCCCACGCCTACAAAGCCTCGGTGGACAAAAACGTCGAAGCCGGCGAAGACCCGGATGCGGGCATCAGCATGGGCCTGTACAGCTACCCGGTGCTGATGGCGGCGGACATTTTGATGTTCAACGCGCACAAGGTGCCGGTGGGTCGCGACCAGATCCAGCACGTGGAGATGGCGCGTGACATCGGCCAGCGCTTCAACCACCTGTTCGGCAACGGTAAAGAATTCTTCACCATGCCCGAAGCGTTGATCGAAGAAAGCGTCGCCACCTTGCCGGGCCTGGATGGCCGCAAGATGTCCAAGAGCTATGACAACACCATCCCGTTGTTCACCAGCGCCAAGGACATGAAAGACGCGATCTCGCGGATCGTCACCGACTCGCGCGCGCCCGGCGAGGCGAAGGACCCGGACAACTCCCACCTGTTCACCCTGTACCAGGCGTTTGCGAGCAAGGACCAGGCAGAAGCGTTCCGCAGTGAACTGTTGCAAGGCCTGGGTTGGGGCGAGGCGAAGAACCGTCTGTTCCAGTTGCTGGATGGCCAGTTGGGTGAAGCACGTGAGCGTTACCATCAACTGATGTCACGCCCCTCGGACATGGAAGACCTGCTGCTGGTCGGCGCCAAGAAGGCCCGTGCCGTCGCGGCGCCCTTCCTGGCACAGCTGCGCGAAGCAGTGGGTCTGCGTTCGTTCGTCAACCAGGCTGCGGCGCCGGTCGCCAGCAAGAAAAAGGCCGCGAAGGCCGCCCGCTTCGTGAGTTTCCGCGAAGACGACGGCAGCTTCCGCTTCCGCCTGCTGGCGGCCGATGGCGAGCAACTGCTGTTGTCGCGCAACTTCGCCGACGGCAAAGCGGCGGGTGCGGTGACCAAGCAATTGCAAAACGGCGACGCGTTGGACGTACGCACCGAGGCCCTGAGCTTCAGCGTATGGCTGGACGACGCTGCCGTGGCCGACAGCGCCGAGTTCGCCGACAGCGCCTCCCGTGATGCCGCTATCGCCGCCTTGCGCGTCGCGCTGACCCCTGCGCAGGATTAA
- the zapE gene encoding cell division protein ZapE: MTPLERYQADLKRPDFFHDAAQENAVRHLQRLYEDLVAASQTKPGMFSKLFGKKDHTPVKGLYFWGGVGRGKTYLVDTFFEALPFKEKVRTHFHRFMKRVHEEMKTLPGEKNPLTIIAKRFSEEARVICFDEFFVSDITDAMILGTLMEELFKNGVTLVATSNIVPDGLYKDGLQRARFLPAIALIKQNTDIVNVDSGVDYRLRHLEQAELFHFPLNEAAHDSLKKSFRALTPECTQAVENDKLMIENREIIALRTCDDVAWFDFRQLCDGPRSQNDYIELGKIFHAVILSGVEQMGVTTDDIARRFINMVDEFYDRNVKLIISAEVELKDLYTGGRLNFEFQRTLSRLLEMQSHEFLSRGHKP; encoded by the coding sequence ATGACGCCCCTAGAACGATATCAAGCTGATCTGAAACGCCCTGACTTCTTCCATGACGCGGCCCAGGAAAATGCGGTGCGTCATTTGCAGCGCCTGTACGAAGACCTGGTCGCGGCCTCGCAAACCAAGCCGGGGATGTTCAGCAAGCTGTTTGGCAAGAAAGACCACACACCGGTCAAGGGCCTGTACTTCTGGGGTGGCGTCGGCCGGGGCAAGACGTACCTGGTGGACACCTTCTTCGAAGCGCTGCCCTTCAAGGAAAAGGTCCGCACTCACTTCCACCGCTTCATGAAGCGCGTGCACGAAGAGATGAAGACCCTGCCGGGGGAAAAGAACCCGCTGACCATCATCGCCAAGCGTTTCTCCGAAGAAGCGCGGGTGATCTGCTTCGATGAGTTCTTCGTCTCCGACATCACCGATGCCATGATCCTGGGCACCTTGATGGAAGAGCTGTTCAAGAACGGCGTGACCCTGGTCGCCACCTCGAACATCGTGCCTGACGGTCTCTACAAGGACGGCCTGCAGCGTGCACGCTTCCTGCCGGCCATTGCACTGATCAAGCAGAACACCGACATCGTCAACGTCGACAGCGGTGTCGACTACCGTCTGCGCCACCTTGAGCAAGCGGAGCTGTTCCACTTTCCGCTCAACGAAGCGGCCCATGACAGCCTGAAAAAAAGCTTCCGCGCGTTGACGCCGGAATGCACTCAGGCGGTGGAAAACGACAAGTTGATGATCGAGAACCGCGAAATCATTGCCTTGCGCACCTGCGATGACGTGGCCTGGTTCGACTTCCGCCAACTGTGCGACGGCCCGCGTAGCCAGAACGACTACATCGAATTGGGCAAGATCTTTCATGCCGTGATCTTGAGTGGTGTGGAGCAGATGGGCGTGACCACCGACGACATCGCGCGGCGTTTTATCAACATGGTCGACGAGTTCTATGACCGTAACGTGAAGCTGATCATCTCGGCGGAAGTCGAGCTCAAGGACCTCTACACCGGTGGTCGCTTGAACTTTGAATTCCAGCGCACCCTGAGCCGCCTGCTGGAAATGCAGTCCCACGAGTTCCTGTCCCGCGGGCACAAGCCCTAA
- a CDS encoding GlxA family transcriptional regulator, with amino-acid sequence MQAKDFFHLASLRYGKQQGLGLTPAFETRLVSPDGQSVCSFSDVIMPVDGGLEDADIIVLPAFWDDFDALCTRYPQVLPWLREQHARGAVLCGEATGVFWLAEAGLLDGKEATTYWRFFNAFSERFPKVQLNQDKHLTDADNLYCAGGTTSACDLYIYLIERFCGANIAQAVARDILYEVQRSYSPGRIGFGGQKLHQDVIILQIQHWLEEHFADKFRFEDVAREHGMSIRNFMRRFQTATGDKPLHYLQRLRIETAKGLLSGSRKSIKTISYEVGYDDASFFARLFRQHTELSPNQYRQQFQQAA; translated from the coding sequence ATGCAAGCCAAGGACTTCTTCCATCTCGCCAGCCTGCGTTACGGCAAACAACAAGGCCTGGGCCTGACCCCTGCGTTTGAAACCCGCCTGGTCAGCCCTGACGGGCAGTCGGTCTGCAGTTTCAGCGATGTGATCATGCCGGTGGACGGCGGCCTGGAAGACGCCGACATCATCGTATTACCGGCCTTCTGGGACGACTTCGACGCCTTGTGCACGCGCTACCCCCAGGTGCTGCCGTGGTTGCGTGAACAGCACGCACGCGGCGCCGTGCTGTGCGGTGAAGCCACCGGGGTGTTCTGGCTGGCCGAAGCCGGCCTGCTCGATGGCAAGGAGGCGACCACCTACTGGCGCTTCTTCAACGCCTTCAGCGAACGCTTCCCCAAGGTGCAGCTCAACCAGGACAAGCACCTGACCGACGCCGATAACCTGTATTGCGCCGGCGGCACCACTTCAGCCTGCGACCTCTACATTTATCTGATCGAACGCTTCTGCGGCGCCAACATCGCCCAGGCGGTGGCCCGCGACATTCTGTATGAAGTGCAACGCAGCTATTCGCCGGGGCGCATCGGTTTTGGCGGGCAGAAGCTGCACCAGGACGTGATCATCCTGCAGATCCAGCATTGGCTCGAAGAGCATTTTGCCGACAAGTTCCGCTTCGAAGACGTCGCGCGGGAACACGGCATGAGCATCCGTAACTTCATGCGCCGCTTCCAGACCGCCACGGGCGACAAGCCACTGCATTATCTGCAACGCTTGCGCATCGAGACGGCCAAGGGCCTGCTGTCGGGCAGCCGCAAGAGCATCAAGACCATCAGCTATGAGGTGGGTTACGACGATGCGAGTTTCTTTGCGCGGTTGTTCAGGCAGCACACGGAGTTGTCACCGAACCAGTACCGGCAGCAGTTCCAGCAGGCCGCGTAA
- a CDS encoding acyl-CoA dehydrogenase family protein, with translation MIPRTLFSPEHELFRESVRTFLEKDAAPFHGQWEKQGYIDRSLWTRAGEAGMLCSHVPEEYGGLGADFLYSAVVIEEISRLGLTGIGFSLHSDIVAPYILHYGSEALKHKYLPKLISGEMVTAIAMTEPGAGSDLQGVKTTAVLDGDEYVINGSKTFITNGYLAELVIVVAKTDPKAGAKGTSLFLVEAATPGFDKGKRLEKVGMKAQDTSELFFQDVRVPKENLLGQAGMGFAYLMQELPQERLTVAIGALSSAEAALQWTLDYTRERKAFGKAIADFQNTRFKLAEMATEIQIGRVFVDKCMALHLEGKLDVPTAAMAKYWATDLQCKVLDECVQLHGGYGFMWEYPIARAWADARVQRIYAGTNEIMKEIIARAL, from the coding sequence ATGATTCCCAGAACCTTGTTCAGCCCCGAGCACGAACTCTTCCGCGAAAGCGTGCGCACTTTCCTTGAAAAAGACGCGGCGCCGTTCCATGGGCAATGGGAGAAACAGGGCTATATCGACCGTAGCCTCTGGACCCGGGCGGGGGAGGCGGGGATGCTGTGTTCGCACGTGCCGGAAGAATACGGTGGGCTGGGCGCGGATTTCCTGTACAGCGCGGTCGTGATTGAGGAGATCAGCCGACTGGGCTTGACCGGCATCGGTTTCTCACTGCATTCGGACATCGTCGCGCCGTACATCCTGCATTACGGCAGCGAAGCGCTGAAACACAAATACCTGCCCAAGTTGATCTCCGGCGAGATGGTCACGGCCATTGCCATGACCGAGCCGGGGGCCGGTTCCGACCTGCAAGGGGTGAAAACCACGGCGGTCCTGGACGGTGACGAGTATGTGATCAACGGCTCCAAGACGTTTATCACCAACGGTTACCTGGCCGAGTTGGTCATCGTGGTGGCCAAGACCGATCCCAAGGCCGGCGCCAAGGGCACCAGCCTGTTCCTGGTCGAGGCGGCCACGCCGGGCTTCGACAAAGGCAAGCGCCTGGAGAAGGTCGGCATGAAGGCTCAGGACACCTCGGAGTTGTTCTTCCAGGATGTGCGCGTGCCCAAGGAAAACCTGCTGGGCCAGGCGGGTATGGGCTTTGCGTACCTGATGCAGGAACTGCCCCAGGAGCGGCTGACCGTGGCGATTGGCGCGCTGTCTTCGGCTGAAGCGGCGTTGCAATGGACGCTGGATTACACCCGCGAGCGCAAGGCGTTTGGCAAGGCAATTGCCGACTTCCAGAACACCCGGTTCAAGCTGGCCGAGATGGCCACCGAGATTCAGATTGGCCGTGTGTTCGTGGATAAATGCATGGCGCTGCACCTGGAAGGCAAGCTGGATGTGCCCACTGCGGCAATGGCCAAGTACTGGGCTACAGACCTGCAATGCAAGGTGCTCGATGAGTGCGTGCAGCTGCACGGCGGTTACGGATTCATGTGGGAATACCCGATTGCTCGGGCGTGGGCGGATGCGCGGGTGCAGCGCATTTACGCGGGAACCAATGAGATCATGAAGGAGATCATTGCGCGGGCGCTTTGA
- a CDS encoding NADP(H)-dependent aldo-keto reductase, whose amino-acid sequence MDYRQLGRTDLNVSAIALGTMTWGEQNSEAEAFAQIERAKAAGINFLDTAEMYPVPPKADTYATTERYIGNYFKSRGDRADWILASKIAGPGNTIDYIRDGYLRHNRKHIVQALDASLKRLQTDWIDLYQLHWPERSTNFFGQLSYKHKDEDDLTPLEETLQALDEQVKAGKIRHIGLSNETPWGTMKFLALAEARGWTRAVSIQNPYNLLNRSFEVGLAEIAIREQCGLLAYSPLAFGMLSGKYEGGARPAKARLTQYSRFSRYFNPQSEAACSRYVALAREHGLDPAQMALAFVTQQPFVTSNIIGATSLEQLDSNIASADLKLSKEVLDGIEAIQKDHPNPAP is encoded by the coding sequence ATGGATTATCGACAGCTGGGCCGGACCGATCTGAACGTAAGCGCGATTGCCTTGGGCACCATGACCTGGGGTGAGCAAAACAGCGAGGCAGAGGCCTTCGCACAGATCGAACGGGCCAAGGCCGCGGGGATCAACTTCCTCGACACGGCGGAAATGTACCCGGTACCGCCCAAGGCCGACACCTACGCCACCACCGAGCGATATATCGGCAATTACTTCAAGAGCCGTGGCGACCGCGCCGACTGGATCCTGGCCAGCAAGATCGCAGGCCCGGGCAACACCATCGATTACATCCGCGATGGCTACCTGCGTCATAACCGCAAGCACATCGTTCAGGCCCTGGACGCCAGCCTCAAGCGCCTGCAGACCGACTGGATCGACCTTTACCAGTTGCATTGGCCCGAGCGCAGCACCAACTTCTTTGGCCAATTGAGCTACAAGCACAAGGACGAAGACGACCTCACGCCACTTGAAGAAACCCTCCAAGCGCTGGACGAACAGGTCAAGGCCGGCAAGATCCGCCACATCGGCCTGTCCAATGAAACGCCGTGGGGCACCATGAAATTCCTCGCCCTGGCCGAAGCCCGTGGCTGGACCCGCGCGGTGTCTATCCAGAATCCCTACAACCTGCTCAACCGCAGCTTTGAAGTGGGCCTGGCAGAAATCGCGATTCGCGAACAATGCGGCTTGCTGGCCTACTCGCCACTGGCGTTCGGCATGCTCAGCGGCAAGTACGAGGGCGGTGCACGCCCGGCCAAGGCGCGCCTGACGCAATACAGCCGTTTCAGTCGCTACTTCAACCCGCAGTCGGAAGCAGCCTGCAGCCGTTATGTCGCGTTGGCGCGAGAACATGGCCTGGACCCGGCGCAGATGGCGTTGGCCTTCGTGACGCAACAGCCGTTCGTGACCAGCAATATCATTGGCGCCACGTCTCTTGAGCAGTTGGACAGCAACATTGCCAGTGCTGATCTGAAACTGTCCAAGGAAGTGCTGGATGGGATCGAGGCGATTCAGAAGGATCATCCGAATCCGGCGCCTTGA
- the rplM gene encoding 50S ribosomal protein L13 encodes MTTFTAKPETVQRDWFVVDAAGQTLGRLATEVASRLRGKHKPEYTPHVDTGDYIVIINAEQVRVTGNKASDKMYYRHSGFPGGIKSSNFEGLIAKKPEAPIEIAVKGMLPKGPLGRDMFRKLKVYAGAVHPHAAQQPQELKF; translated from the coding sequence ATGACAACTTTTACTGCAAAACCGGAAACAGTTCAGCGCGACTGGTTTGTCGTCGACGCCGCTGGTCAGACCCTGGGTCGTCTGGCCACTGAAGTCGCCAGCCGTCTGCGTGGCAAGCACAAGCCTGAATACACCCCGCACGTTGATACCGGTGACTACATTGTCATCATCAACGCTGAGCAGGTTCGTGTGACCGGCAACAAAGCAAGCGACAAAATGTACTACCGTCACTCCGGTTTCCCAGGCGGTATCAAGTCTTCCAACTTCGAAGGCCTGATTGCCAAGAAGCCTGAAGCCCCGATCGAAATCGCGGTCAAAGGCATGCTGCCTAAGGGCCCACTGGGTCGCGATATGTTTCGCAAGCTGAAAGTCTATGCGGGCGCTGTACACCCTCATGCTGCTCAGCAGCCCCAAGAACTGAAGTTTTAA
- the rpsI gene encoding 30S ribosomal protein S9: protein MSATQNYGTGRRKTATARVFLRPGTGNISINNRSLDNFFGRETARMVVRQPLELTETVEKFDIYVTVIGGGVSGQAGAIRHGITRALMQYDETLRGALRKAGFVTRDAREVERKKVGLRKARKRPQYSKR from the coding sequence ATGTCGGCGACTCAAAATTACGGCACTGGCCGTCGCAAAACCGCAACCGCACGCGTTTTCCTGCGTCCGGGCACTGGTAACATCTCGATCAACAACCGCTCCCTGGACAACTTCTTCGGCCGCGAAACTGCCCGCATGGTAGTTCGTCAGCCGCTGGAATTGACCGAGACCGTTGAAAAGTTCGACATCTACGTCACCGTTATCGGTGGCGGTGTAAGTGGTCAAGCTGGCGCAATCCGCCACGGTATCACTCGCGCTCTGATGCAGTACGACGAAACCCTGCGTGGCGCTCTGCGCAAAGCTGGCTTCGTAACTCGCGATGCTCGTGAAGTTGAACGTAAGAAAGTCGGTCTGCGTAAAGCGCGTAAGCGTCCGCAGTACTCGAAGCGTTAA
- the petA gene encoding ubiquinol-cytochrome c reductase iron-sulfur subunit — MSNDGVNAGRRRFLVAATSVVGAAGAVGAAVPFVGSWFPSAKAKAAGAPVKVNVSKIEPGQQMIAEWRGQPVFIVRRTEEILGNLKKIEGQLSDPKSENSDQPAYAKNEVRSIKPEILLLVGLCTHLGCSPTFRPEVAPVDLGKDWVGGYFCPCHGSHYDLAGRVYKSQPAPLNLPVPPHTYETDDLIVIGLDKENA, encoded by the coding sequence ATGAGCAATGACGGCGTGAATGCAGGCCGGCGTCGCTTCTTGGTAGCAGCCACATCCGTGGTGGGTGCTGCAGGAGCGGTGGGGGCTGCGGTCCCGTTCGTGGGGTCATGGTTTCCCAGTGCCAAGGCGAAAGCCGCAGGTGCACCGGTGAAGGTGAATGTCAGCAAGATCGAGCCAGGGCAGCAGATGATTGCTGAATGGCGCGGCCAGCCAGTATTCATTGTTCGTCGTACCGAGGAAATCCTGGGGAATCTGAAGAAGATCGAAGGCCAGTTGTCTGACCCGAAATCCGAAAATTCCGACCAGCCCGCCTACGCCAAGAACGAAGTGCGCTCCATCAAACCAGAGATTCTGCTGCTGGTTGGCCTCTGTACCCACCTGGGTTGTTCTCCGACCTTTCGCCCGGAAGTCGCGCCCGTCGACTTGGGCAAGGATTGGGTCGGCGGTTATTTCTGCCCGTGCCACGGTTCTCATTACGACCTCGCCGGCCGTGTCTACAAATCCCAGCCCGCGCCCCTGAACCTGCCGGTTCCTCCGCATACCTACGAAACTGACGACCTTATTGTCATTGGCCTCGATAAGGAGAACGCGTGA